The proteins below are encoded in one region of Neodiprion virginianus isolate iyNeoVirg1 chromosome 7, iyNeoVirg1.1, whole genome shotgun sequence:
- the LOC124308908 gene encoding probable U3 small nucleolar RNA-associated protein 11, translated as MSSWKRAAKANQKTHRERHQPESRAHLGLLEKKKDYVARATDYHEKQSTIKLLRKRALNKNPDEFYFHMINAKLRNGIHREKVKTEEHTPDQIKLMETQDIRYVSYKRNIEAKKIDKLQSQLHMIDAANETKNKHTFFADDGNELKSFDVAKRLDTHATLLGRRTNRPKLSKLREMKLPDIDEKMLSKMEQQKHMAYKELHKRIDRERELSIVQQKIEVKRALQDKKVPNPKQVKPATPDGPPIFQWKFQRKR; from the coding sequence atgtcgtCATGGAAAAGAGCGGCAAAGGCGAACCAAAAAACTCATCGAGAGCGTCACCAGCCGGAAAGCAGAGCGCACTTGGGTCTGctagaaaagaagaaggattACGTAGCAAGGGCTACGGATTATCATGAGAAACAATCGACGATAAAGCTGCTGCGTAAGCGGGCGTTGAACAAGAATCCAGACGAGTTCTACTTTCACATGATAAACGCGAAACTTCGTAACGGGATTCACAGAGAGAAGGTAAAGACCGAGGAGCACACACCGGATCAGATAAAACTTATGGAGACTCAGGACATCAGATATGTTTCTTACAAGAGGAACATCGAGgcaaaaaaaatcgacaaactGCAAAGCCAGCTGCACATGATCGACGCGGCTAACGAGACCAAAAATAAGCACACATTCTTCGCTGACGATGGGAACGAATTGAAGTCCTTCGACGTGGCCAAGAGGCTGGACACTCATGCGACGCTGCTCGGCAGGCGAACGAACAGACCAAAACTGTCCAAGCTAAGGGAAATGAAGCTACCGGATATCGATGAAAAGATGCTGTCAAAAATGGAACAGCAGAAACACATGGCTTACAAAGAATTGCACAAGCGTATCGACCGCGAGAGAGAACTGTCGATAGTGCAGCAGAAAATTGAAGTGAAACGAGCGTTACAGGATAAAAAAGTTCCGAACCCTAAGCAAGTCAAACCTGCAACACCCGACGGACCGCCCATCTTTCAATGGAAATTTCAACGGAAACGATGA
- the LOC124308996 gene encoding uncharacterized protein LOC124308996 isoform X2, giving the protein MKSWLPLNLYFIVILVSVGRFAEIEPIDAVMERSYLSLGFLLHRTVSVTQKSCSCSTTSSCSCCQSVTILLRGVAKNLCVNFAYQQTGLSMNITLGSNTIRHVSVIDYRAFKVCTSIPDCRYSFACVDVMEVSLFPRSITICAQLDVMSKAENWVINYNCISLSTILPNQSSNASVGTMGPPNTTNTVLNGSTGMQPGGGQMPPSQTGTNPSNSGQMPPPNGSPPQMGQMPGGQMPPGQMPGGQMPPGQMPGGQMPPGQMQRMANGRGPMLLSRWMREVKEPGDSTRMNIRRYSAGKSRKGVKIPNGLHRPMLLFDNLWRRSTRSLKKPGNAAAKMQVILRGRNNGLPRMRTRKSGGHFGATGIVNGETISIPMSEPGSGNSMKFDVTPSNNVISAQESMIPVLPPGVFVLQNTPFIQQDEPIESDFSGHYDNRTSSFPNRIPPGFGIVSRIGPEENNQGWIVDRSVEELETPGPRSYLDANSKIVELPVNDNSDGKIIFPE; this is encoded by the exons ATGAAGAGTTGGCTTCCCCTCAATCTTTACTTTATCGTTATCCTAGTGTCCGTGGGTAGGTTCGCGGAAATCGAGCCGATCGACGCTGTGATGGAAA GATCGTATTTGTCGCTGGGGTTTCTTCTCCATCGAACCGTTTCGGTCACTCAAAAAAGTTGCTCCTGCTCTACGACATCTTCTTGCTCGTGTTGCCAAAGCGTAACGATCCTGCTTCGAGGAGTTGCAAAAAATC TCTGCGTCAACTTCGCCTACCAGCAAACTGGACTGAGCATGAACATCACTCTGGGCTCGAACACCATTCGTCACGTCTCTGTAATAG ATTACAGAGCGTTCAAAGTATGCACTTCAATACCAGACTGTCGCTATTCGTTCGCCTGCGTCGACGTTATGGAAGTTTCCCTGTTTCCAAG ATCAATAACGATATGCGCTCAACTCGACGTAATGTCGAAGGCTGAGAACTGGGTGATTAATTACAACTGCATCAGTCTCTCGACCATTTTACCAAACCAATCGTCAAATGCGAGCGTCGGAACCATGGGACCACCGAACACCACCAACACTGTACTGAATGGTTCGACCGGGATGCAACCAGGAGGTGGTCAAATGCCACCTTCCCAAACCGGAACCAATCCATCAAATTCCGGTCAGATGCCACCACCCAATGGTTCTCCTCCTCAAATGG GTCAAATGCCGGGAGGTCAAATGCCACCAGGTCAAATGCCGGGAGGTCAAATGCCACCAGGTCAAATGCCGGGAGGTCAGATGCCTCCGGGTCAAATGCAAAGGATGGCGAACGGTCGGGGTCCAATGCTTCTCTCAAGATGGATGCGGGAAGTGAAAGAACCCGGAGATTCGACGAGGATGAACATCCGACGCTATTCGGCAGGGAAGTCGAGAAAAGGGGTGAAAATACCGAACGGACTACACAg ACCTATGTTACTTTTCGACAATCTGTGGCGTCGCTCGACTCGGAGTCTGAAAAAGCCGGGTAATGCGGCAGCAAAAATGCAGGTGATACTCAGAGGCAGGAATAACGGTTTGCCGAGGATGAGAACGAGGAAGAGCGGCGGACATTTTGGTGCCACCGGAATCGTGAACGGAGAAACGATTTCGATACCGATGTCAGAGCCGGGATcgggaaactcgatgaaattCGACGTAACGCCGTCCAACAACGTGATATCGGCCCAGGAATCGATGATCCCGGTTTTGCCACCGGGTGTCTTCGTCCTACAGAATACGCCGTTCATCCAGCAGGACGAACCGATCGAGTCGGACTTCTCCGGGCATTACGACAACAGGACGAGCAGCTTTCCCAACAGAATTCCTCCCGGGTTTGGAATCGTTTCCAGAATCGGACCCGAAGAAAATAACCAGGGATGGATCGTCGACAGAAGCGTCGAGGAGCTCGAGACTCCCGGACCTCGGAGTTACCTCGATGCTAACAGCAAAATCGTTGAATTACCCGTAAACGATAACtcggatggaaaaataatatttcccGAATGA
- the LOC124308996 gene encoding uncharacterized protein LOC124308996 isoform X3, translating into MKSWLPLNLYFIVILVSVGRFAEIEPIDAVMERSYLSLGFLLHRTVSVTQKSCSCSTTSSCSCCQSVTILLRGVAKNLCVNFAYQQTGLSMNITLGSNTIRHVSVIDYRAFKVCTSIPDCRYSFACVDVMEVSLFPRSITICAQLDVMSKAENWVINYNCISLSTILPNQSSNASVGTMGPPNTTNTVLNGSTGMQPGGGQMPPSQTGTNPSNSGQMPPPNGSPPQMGQMPEGQMPPGQMPGGQMPPGQMPGGQMPPGQMQRMANGRGPMLLSRWMREVKEPGDSTRMNIRRYSAGKSRKGVKIPNGLHRPMLLFDNLWRRSTRSLKKPGNAAAKMQVILRGRNNGLPRMRTRKSGGHFGATGIVNGETISIPMSEPGSGNSMKFDVTPSNNVISAQESMIPVLPPGVFVLQNTPFIQQDEPIESDFSGHYDNRTSSFPNRIPPGFGIVSRIGPEENNQGWIVDRSVEELETPGPRSYLDANSKIVELPVNDNSDGKIIFPE; encoded by the exons ATGAAGAGTTGGCTTCCCCTCAATCTTTACTTTATCGTTATCCTAGTGTCCGTGGGTAGGTTCGCGGAAATCGAGCCGATCGACGCTGTGATGGAAA GATCGTATTTGTCGCTGGGGTTTCTTCTCCATCGAACCGTTTCGGTCACTCAAAAAAGTTGCTCCTGCTCTACGACATCTTCTTGCTCGTGTTGCCAAAGCGTAACGATCCTGCTTCGAGGAGTTGCAAAAAATC TCTGCGTCAACTTCGCCTACCAGCAAACTGGACTGAGCATGAACATCACTCTGGGCTCGAACACCATTCGTCACGTCTCTGTAATAG ATTACAGAGCGTTCAAAGTATGCACTTCAATACCAGACTGTCGCTATTCGTTCGCCTGCGTCGACGTTATGGAAGTTTCCCTGTTTCCAAG ATCAATAACGATATGCGCTCAACTCGACGTAATGTCGAAGGCTGAGAACTGGGTGATTAATTACAACTGCATCAGTCTCTCGACCATTTTACCAAACCAATCGTCAAATGCGAGCGTCGGAACCATGGGACCACCGAACACCACCAACACTGTACTGAATGGTTCGACCGGGATGCAACCAGGAGGTGGTCAAATGCCACCTTCCCAAACCGGAACCAATCCATCAAATTCCGGTCAGATGCCACCACCCAATGGTTCTCCTCCTCAAATGGGTCAAATGCCGGAAG GTCAAATGCCACCAGGTCAAATGCCGGGAGGTCAAATGCCACCAGGTCAAATGCCGGGAGGTCAGATGCCTCCGGGTCAAATGCAAAGGATGGCGAACGGTCGGGGTCCAATGCTTCTCTCAAGATGGATGCGGGAAGTGAAAGAACCCGGAGATTCGACGAGGATGAACATCCGACGCTATTCGGCAGGGAAGTCGAGAAAAGGGGTGAAAATACCGAACGGACTACACAg ACCTATGTTACTTTTCGACAATCTGTGGCGTCGCTCGACTCGGAGTCTGAAAAAGCCGGGTAATGCGGCAGCAAAAATGCAGGTGATACTCAGAGGCAGGAATAACGGTTTGCCGAGGATGAGAACGAGGAAGAGCGGCGGACATTTTGGTGCCACCGGAATCGTGAACGGAGAAACGATTTCGATACCGATGTCAGAGCCGGGATcgggaaactcgatgaaattCGACGTAACGCCGTCCAACAACGTGATATCGGCCCAGGAATCGATGATCCCGGTTTTGCCACCGGGTGTCTTCGTCCTACAGAATACGCCGTTCATCCAGCAGGACGAACCGATCGAGTCGGACTTCTCCGGGCATTACGACAACAGGACGAGCAGCTTTCCCAACAGAATTCCTCCCGGGTTTGGAATCGTTTCCAGAATCGGACCCGAAGAAAATAACCAGGGATGGATCGTCGACAGAAGCGTCGAGGAGCTCGAGACTCCCGGACCTCGGAGTTACCTCGATGCTAACAGCAAAATCGTTGAATTACCCGTAAACGATAACtcggatggaaaaataatatttcccGAATGA
- the LOC124308996 gene encoding uncharacterized protein LOC124308996 isoform X1: MKSWLPLNLYFIVILVSVGRFAEIEPIDAVMERSYLSLGFLLHRTVSVTQKSCSCSTTSSCSCCQSVTILLRGVAKNLCVNFAYQQTGLSMNITLGSNTIRHVSVIDYRAFKVCTSIPDCRYSFACVDVMEVSLFPRSITICAQLDVMSKAENWVINYNCISLSTILPNQSSNASVGTMGPPNTTNTVLNGSTGMQPGGGQMPPSQTGTNPSNSGQMPPPNGSPPQMGQMPEGQMPPGQMPGGQMPPGQMPGGQMPPGQMPGGQMPPGQMQRMANGRGPMLLSRWMREVKEPGDSTRMNIRRYSAGKSRKGVKIPNGLHRPMLLFDNLWRRSTRSLKKPGNAAAKMQVILRGRNNGLPRMRTRKSGGHFGATGIVNGETISIPMSEPGSGNSMKFDVTPSNNVISAQESMIPVLPPGVFVLQNTPFIQQDEPIESDFSGHYDNRTSSFPNRIPPGFGIVSRIGPEENNQGWIVDRSVEELETPGPRSYLDANSKIVELPVNDNSDGKIIFPE; this comes from the exons ATGAAGAGTTGGCTTCCCCTCAATCTTTACTTTATCGTTATCCTAGTGTCCGTGGGTAGGTTCGCGGAAATCGAGCCGATCGACGCTGTGATGGAAA GATCGTATTTGTCGCTGGGGTTTCTTCTCCATCGAACCGTTTCGGTCACTCAAAAAAGTTGCTCCTGCTCTACGACATCTTCTTGCTCGTGTTGCCAAAGCGTAACGATCCTGCTTCGAGGAGTTGCAAAAAATC TCTGCGTCAACTTCGCCTACCAGCAAACTGGACTGAGCATGAACATCACTCTGGGCTCGAACACCATTCGTCACGTCTCTGTAATAG ATTACAGAGCGTTCAAAGTATGCACTTCAATACCAGACTGTCGCTATTCGTTCGCCTGCGTCGACGTTATGGAAGTTTCCCTGTTTCCAAG ATCAATAACGATATGCGCTCAACTCGACGTAATGTCGAAGGCTGAGAACTGGGTGATTAATTACAACTGCATCAGTCTCTCGACCATTTTACCAAACCAATCGTCAAATGCGAGCGTCGGAACCATGGGACCACCGAACACCACCAACACTGTACTGAATGGTTCGACCGGGATGCAACCAGGAGGTGGTCAAATGCCACCTTCCCAAACCGGAACCAATCCATCAAATTCCGGTCAGATGCCACCACCCAATGGTTCTCCTCCTCAAATGGGTCAAATGCCGGAAGGTCAAATGCCACCAGGTCAAATGCCGGGAGGTCAAATGCCACCAGGTCAAATGCCGGGAGGTCAAATGCCACCAGGTCAAATGCCGGGAGGTCAGATGCCTCCGGGTCAAATGCAAAGGATGGCGAACGGTCGGGGTCCAATGCTTCTCTCAAGATGGATGCGGGAAGTGAAAGAACCCGGAGATTCGACGAGGATGAACATCCGACGCTATTCGGCAGGGAAGTCGAGAAAAGGGGTGAAAATACCGAACGGACTACACAg ACCTATGTTACTTTTCGACAATCTGTGGCGTCGCTCGACTCGGAGTCTGAAAAAGCCGGGTAATGCGGCAGCAAAAATGCAGGTGATACTCAGAGGCAGGAATAACGGTTTGCCGAGGATGAGAACGAGGAAGAGCGGCGGACATTTTGGTGCCACCGGAATCGTGAACGGAGAAACGATTTCGATACCGATGTCAGAGCCGGGATcgggaaactcgatgaaattCGACGTAACGCCGTCCAACAACGTGATATCGGCCCAGGAATCGATGATCCCGGTTTTGCCACCGGGTGTCTTCGTCCTACAGAATACGCCGTTCATCCAGCAGGACGAACCGATCGAGTCGGACTTCTCCGGGCATTACGACAACAGGACGAGCAGCTTTCCCAACAGAATTCCTCCCGGGTTTGGAATCGTTTCCAGAATCGGACCCGAAGAAAATAACCAGGGATGGATCGTCGACAGAAGCGTCGAGGAGCTCGAGACTCCCGGACCTCGGAGTTACCTCGATGCTAACAGCAAAATCGTTGAATTACCCGTAAACGATAACtcggatggaaaaataatatttcccGAATGA
- the LOC124308996 gene encoding uncharacterized protein LOC124308996 isoform X4: MNITLGSNTIRHVSVIDYRAFKVCTSIPDCRYSFACVDVMEVSLFPRSITICAQLDVMSKAENWVINYNCISLSTILPNQSSNASVGTMGPPNTTNTVLNGSTGMQPGGGQMPPSQTGTNPSNSGQMPPPNGSPPQMGQMPEGQMPPGQMPGGQMPPGQMPGGQMPPGQMPGGQMPPGQMQRMANGRGPMLLSRWMREVKEPGDSTRMNIRRYSAGKSRKGVKIPNGLHRPMLLFDNLWRRSTRSLKKPGNAAAKMQVILRGRNNGLPRMRTRKSGGHFGATGIVNGETISIPMSEPGSGNSMKFDVTPSNNVISAQESMIPVLPPGVFVLQNTPFIQQDEPIESDFSGHYDNRTSSFPNRIPPGFGIVSRIGPEENNQGWIVDRSVEELETPGPRSYLDANSKIVELPVNDNSDGKIIFPE, from the exons ATGAACATCACTCTGGGCTCGAACACCATTCGTCACGTCTCTGTAATAG ATTACAGAGCGTTCAAAGTATGCACTTCAATACCAGACTGTCGCTATTCGTTCGCCTGCGTCGACGTTATGGAAGTTTCCCTGTTTCCAAG ATCAATAACGATATGCGCTCAACTCGACGTAATGTCGAAGGCTGAGAACTGGGTGATTAATTACAACTGCATCAGTCTCTCGACCATTTTACCAAACCAATCGTCAAATGCGAGCGTCGGAACCATGGGACCACCGAACACCACCAACACTGTACTGAATGGTTCGACCGGGATGCAACCAGGAGGTGGTCAAATGCCACCTTCCCAAACCGGAACCAATCCATCAAATTCCGGTCAGATGCCACCACCCAATGGTTCTCCTCCTCAAATGGGTCAAATGCCGGAAGGTCAAATGCCACCAGGTCAAATGCCGGGAGGTCAAATGCCACCAGGTCAAATGCCGGGAGGTCAAATGCCACCAGGTCAAATGCCGGGAGGTCAGATGCCTCCGGGTCAAATGCAAAGGATGGCGAACGGTCGGGGTCCAATGCTTCTCTCAAGATGGATGCGGGAAGTGAAAGAACCCGGAGATTCGACGAGGATGAACATCCGACGCTATTCGGCAGGGAAGTCGAGAAAAGGGGTGAAAATACCGAACGGACTACACAg ACCTATGTTACTTTTCGACAATCTGTGGCGTCGCTCGACTCGGAGTCTGAAAAAGCCGGGTAATGCGGCAGCAAAAATGCAGGTGATACTCAGAGGCAGGAATAACGGTTTGCCGAGGATGAGAACGAGGAAGAGCGGCGGACATTTTGGTGCCACCGGAATCGTGAACGGAGAAACGATTTCGATACCGATGTCAGAGCCGGGATcgggaaactcgatgaaattCGACGTAACGCCGTCCAACAACGTGATATCGGCCCAGGAATCGATGATCCCGGTTTTGCCACCGGGTGTCTTCGTCCTACAGAATACGCCGTTCATCCAGCAGGACGAACCGATCGAGTCGGACTTCTCCGGGCATTACGACAACAGGACGAGCAGCTTTCCCAACAGAATTCCTCCCGGGTTTGGAATCGTTTCCAGAATCGGACCCGAAGAAAATAACCAGGGATGGATCGTCGACAGAAGCGTCGAGGAGCTCGAGACTCCCGGACCTCGGAGTTACCTCGATGCTAACAGCAAAATCGTTGAATTACCCGTAAACGATAACtcggatggaaaaataatatttcccGAATGA
- the LOC124309004 gene encoding uncharacterized protein LOC124309004, whose protein sequence is MRGIDLFVLTATLVLLQDEKILAEESKATERLGNESKPSLSKQTAVAVPVETSTAAQAQVTATREGPCHCANGVCGCCSRILLSTFRQKACVNVTYEPDDFRFTANVLMNDRVLYTRSVSGKNPRPFCVPVPRIPIIRACVRFYNIYFQGRNVHACVNMEGKFQDTTLFKVGLDCLRLGSKGVAVVKPEDGGGLGLEFLPEDNDDDDEEKDEYEGDDAGDNDDDDEDDDDDLFDY, encoded by the exons ATGCGCGGCATTGACCTTTTCGTCCTCACCGCGACGCTGGTCCTGCTGCAGGACGAGAAGATCCTCGCGGAGGAATCCAAGGCCACCGAACGACTGGGCAACGAGTCAAAACCGTCCCTGTCGAAGCAAACCGCAGTCGCAGTTCCGGTCGAAACGTCGACCGCTGCTCAGGCCCAGGTCACAGCCACTAGAGAGGGGCCTTGCCACTGCGCCAACGGGGTCTGCGGGTGTTGTTCGAGGATCCTTCTGAGCACTTTTCGCCAGAAGGCCTGCGTCAACGTCACTTACGAACCGGACGACTTCCGGTTCACCGCTAACGTCCTGATGAACGACAGGGTCCTCTACACAAGAAGCGTTTCCG GCAAAAATCCGCGACCCTTTTGCGTTCCGGTTCCTCGGATTCCGATCATCAGGGCCTGCGTCAGATTCTACAACATATACTTCCAGGGTCGAAATGTCCACGCCTGCGTAAACATGGAGGGAAAGTTTCAGGACACGACTCTCTTCAAG gTTGGTCTGGATTGCCTGAGACTCGGATCAAAAGGCGTTGCTGTGGTAAAACCTGAAGACGGCGGAGGATTGGGCCTGGAATTCTTGCCCGAAGACaacgacgatgatgacgagGAAAAGGACGAGTACGAGGGAGACGACGCGGGGGataacgacgacgatgacgaagacgatgacgatgatttATTCGACTACTGA
- the LOC124309003 gene encoding uncharacterized protein LOC124309003, which produces MAAIVAILVLLAIGVCESAIINTNQLKVFEVLYKGVYYNPDTKQPLKFEIEDASRLPNTRIGFRGMPCNCEGYSCGCCAGINITRLGLDQKACTNLTYDPYDFAIKMQVTMNNMTIYTNQLSAKNPPPVCFALPYIPEQLLQMCARFHNIHMPSPDSFHCCMDLQAKVAQTPIMVLHFDCMRITSQGITWIKPDQIDSSDDGTSGIAGSEVYDEVNFETDDLQTATVLTTTLSPEDELLIGQLKL; this is translated from the exons ATGGCAGCCATCGTAGCGATTCTCGTTCTCCTCGCCATCGGCGTCTGCGAATCAGCGATAATCAACACCAATCAGTTGAAAG TGTTCGAGGTGTTGTACAAGGGCGTCTACTACAACCCGGATACGAAGCAGCCTCTAAAGTTTGAGATAGAGGATGCCAGTCGACTCCCTAACACCAGAATCGGTTTTCGCGGAATGCCTTGTAACTGCGAAGGGTATTCGTGCGGCTGCTGTGCCGGGATCAACATTACGAGATTGGGGCTGGACCAGAAGGCTTGCACCAACTTGACCTACGACCCTTACGACTTCGCGATCAAGATGCAGGTCACAATGAACAACATGACCATCTACACTAACCAGTTATCCG CCAAAAACCCGCCCCCGGTTTGCTTCGCGCTTCCGTACATACCGGAGCAGTTGCTCCAGATGTGCGCCAGATTTCACAACATTCACATGCCCAGTCCGGATAGTTTTCACTGCTGCATGGACCTTCAGGCGAAGGTCGCACAGACACCGATCATGGTTCTCCACTTCGACTGCATGCGGATCACAAGTCAGGGTATCACTTGGATAAAACCTGATCAAATCGACAGCTCGGACGATGGCACGTCAGGAATTGCTGGGTCGGAAGTATACGACGAGGTGAACTTCGAGACCGACGATTTACAGACGGCCACCGTTCTCACCACGACGCTCAGTCCCGAGGACGAGCTCTTAATAGGCCAGCTGAAACTGTGA
- the LOC124308994 gene encoding otolith matrix protein OMM-64-like, whose translation MRLSTVFELLLIFLLVAFAAYARVIDRDEVTSLHRVIRATKQSNVGVSTISLKQATDNVNKYCTCNDNICNCCRNFDVPFLQLKGAGCASVQYLKGDNMALQLSFGDNILTSTVVNGKNPKPVCVPLPGGFSKFCGRIYSIQREATDHFKACLGLELESSKQVEASLRVSCFRFGPDGLKLRPAEPLPIVEADSSSDDDDDEDDIFGLGSDDDDDEDDDDDDDEEDDDDDDDAPTGNAVPSSSADDDDEDDDVFGLGSFFDIFGDDDTPKKPKVTTPSPLPVSIPLLTKPISEAPAVTAVEPVAPGNDIPVESGSVEPPKPVEEEVPASNAAEEVTDQGVGAIADPVAESETAVNAVDDLVPLGSVIQNNVVQPADSPVEEGVQLPELDTGTGSDKVKVTVKKPAVTSSTINAIQTDVKKPVATVASKPEKPEVVQGESDESEEEESEEDDEDEDEDDVLEADDLDEDDDEKEESVEDESEKEEDEDEDEKKPEDVEIESDEESIIDDDDDDEDEAALLTALSSDEKDEKVKKDQVKVDKISTNEAEDPEADDADYGFGLAEMLARKRNQKHARPGRQSRIMRL comes from the exons ATGCGATTATCCACGGTGTTTGAGCTCCTGCTCATATTTCTACTGGTAGCTTTCGCAGCCTACGCAAGAGTCATAG ATCGGGATGAGGTGACGAGTCTGCACAGAGTGATCAGAGCCACGAAGCAGAGCAACGTTGGAGTCTCGACGATATCGTTGAAGCAGGCCACGGACAATGTGAACAAGTACTGCACATGCAACGACAACATTTGCAACTGTTGCCGGAACTTCGACGTCCCGTTCCTGCAGCTGAAGGGAGCAG GATGTGCTTCCGTCCAGTACTTGAAGGGCGACAACATGGCGCTGCAGCTGAGCTTTGGAGATAATATCTTGACCAGCACGGTGGTTAACG GAAAAAATCCCAAGCCTGTATGCGTGCCGCTGCCGGGAGGCTTTTCCAAATTCTGCGGGAGAATCTATTCCATCCAACGAGAAGCGACGGATCACTTCAAGGCCTGTCTTGGTCTGGAATTGGAGTCCTCGAAGCAAGTGGAAGCCAGTCTACGAGTGAGCTGCTTTAG GTTCGGTCCTGACGGTTTGAAACTCCGCCCAGCGGAGCCACTTCCGATAGTCGAGGCCGACTCAAGttccgacgacgacgacgacgaggacgacaTATTCGGGCTTGGAtccgacgatgacgacgacgaagacgacgatgatgacgacgacgaggaggacgatgatgacgatgacgacgcGCCGACCGGAAACGCGGTTCCATCGTCCTccgccgacgacgacgacgaagacgacgatGTTTTCGGACTGGGATCCTTCTTCGACATATTCGGCGACGACGACACTCCGAAAAAGCCCAAGGTTACCACTCCGTCCCCTCTACCGGTTTCGATTCCGCTTCTTACCAAGCCGATCAGCGAAGCTCCGGCAGTCACTGCGGTCGAGCCTGTCGCTCCCGGAAATGACATTCCCGTGGAAAGTGGTTCGGTCGAACCACCCAAGCCCGTCGAGGAAGAGGTCCCAGCTTCGAATGCCGCCGAAGAAGTTACCGACCAGGGTGTCGGAGCCATCGCTGATCCGGTCGCAGAGTCAGAGACGGCCGTTAACGCTGTCGACGACTTGGTACCGTTGGGATCGGTGATACAGAACAACGTTGTCCAGCCAGCTGATTCGCCGGTTGAAGAGGGTGTTCAGCTGCCGGAATTGGATACGGGTACCGGAAGCGACAAGGTGAAGGTAACCGTAAAGAAGCCGGCGGTGACGTCCAGCACTATAAACGCGATCCAAACGGATGTTAAGAAGCCAGTCGCGACGGTGGCTTCGAAGCCTGAAAAGCCCGAGGTTGTTCAAGGTGAGTCGGATGAATCGGAGGAAGAGGAATCCGAAGAAGATGACGaagacgaggacgaggacgacgtCCTCGAGGCTGATGACCTTGACGAGGATGACGACGAGAAGGAGGAGAGCGTTGAGGACGAGAGtgagaaggaggaggacgaagatGAGGATGAGAAGAAGCCCGAGGATGTCGAGATCGAAAGCGACGAGGAGAGCAtcatcgacgacgacgatgacgacgaggATGAGGCTGCGCTCCTAACGGCACTGTCGAGCGACGAGAAGGACGAGAAGGTCAAGAAGGACCAGGTCAAGGTTGACAAGATTTCCACCAACGAGGCCGAGGATCCCGAAGCCGACGACGCTGACTACGGATTTGGACTGGCCGAGATGCTGGCGAGGAAACGAAACCAGAAGCACGCGAGACCAGGTCGGCAGAGCAGAATCATGAGACTTTAG